GCGGGGCTTCTCGCAATGACAATGGTTATTATTGGCTGGCTGGCGCATTAACCGTCTGCCCGACTTTACTAACGGCTAAGTTAATGGCATTTTCTATTTTATCTTGGGCTGATACTACCGTGTCAACCATATCGGAGAATATTTTTTCCATAGCGTTTGAATCAGCGCCTTTATACCAGCTTTTAGCCGTTAGAACTTGCTCGGTAAAAACGCCGATATCCAAATCGTCAATTTGCTCATTTACCAGAGCGCGCAAAGCCGTAGGTTTTTTAGCTTTAGCCAGATAAGTTTTAGCTTGATCGGCCTTAGTTTCAAACTGAACAAAATCCCAGGCTTCATTAGCGTATTTGCTTTTGCTGGAAACGGTTTCCAGCCAATAATTGGCGAAATTAACCGGCGTATTGCCTTCAATCTGCGGCAGTTTGGTTATGCCGAAATTAAGTTTTGGAGCTTGCGCTTTTATAGTCGGCAAATGGTAGGCATAGCCGAACATAATGCCTAATTTTCCTTGGGCGAACATATTTAGGGAATTATCAAGATTTTTATTCCAAGCATAAACTTCTTTAGCCGGATTGGCAAAATCAGAATAAAAGCGTAGCGCTTCCAGCCCGGGATTGTATTTTTGGTCTTTAAAAGTTTCCGGGATTTTATTAAACAGCACTTGACCACTATCATCCATCATTACCGCTCCGTTCTGCATCATTAAAATTGATAAAATATCACTAGAGCGTTCAATATTATTTGTGCCGCCTAGCCCAGCGCCTGATTGGATAAGTTCTCCCTTATCATTTTGTTTAGTCATTTTTTTAACGTCTTGCTGAAATTCATTATTCCAATAAGTTGGCGGTTCGGCTATGCCGGCGTTATTAAATAAGTCTTTATTGTAATACATAGCCAAAGTGTCAACGGATAGCGGCAAGCCGTAAATTTTGTCTTCGTATTGTTTAGTTTTTTCGTCTAAAGCCGAAACGACCGCGTCTTTATAAACCGCGTCAACGAAATTATTTTTCAGGTCATTTAGACTCAAGCTTTTAGTAGTTCTTAATTCCGGAATAACTTCTTTTTTTATGGTGCCGCGGACTATAGGGTAGGCCATAGTGATAGTCGCCGGCATAGGCGTGATTTTACTTAAATATTTTTTTGTCCAGGTATTATGGATGGAAAAAATATCCGGCCCGCGGTCTTCGGCTAAAGCGTTTATAAGCTCGCTTTCATATTCGCTATAGCGCAATTTACGGTAATTTATGGTGATAAAAGGGTGCAGTTTTTTATAAGTGGCCAAAATTTCCTCAAAAGCGTCTTCGCCGTCATAAACCCGCCAATAAGTAAGTGTAATCGGCTTCATGGCTTCCTGAGTTTGCTTATTGACCAGCGCGCAGCCGAAGCCGGAAGTCATTATGAAAATAAAGACAAGAGATAAAATAATAATTTTTTTATTTATATTTTTCATAAATTTTATTAGAAGTTCAAAATGTAAAAATAAAAATGCAAAATGACAATGTAAAATTAAAAATAAATTTTTGATTAAACTGAGTTAATAACTAAGAATATTATAACATAAATAACATTATTTTAAAATACTCCGTGCCTTATTCTATTCTCGGCCGATACTGCAACGCTTCGGCGATATGAGGCGTTAGAATATTTTTTTCACCGGCTAGATCGGCGATAGTCCGGGCCAGTTTAAGCACGCGAAAATAGCCTCTGGCCGATAGG
This genomic window from Patescibacteria group bacterium contains:
- a CDS encoding extracellular solute-binding protein, with amino-acid sequence MKNINKKIIILSLVFIFIMTSGFGCALVNKQTQEAMKPITLTYWRVYDGEDAFEEILATYKKLHPFITINYRKLRYSEYESELINALAEDRGPDIFSIHNTWTKKYLSKITPMPATITMAYPIVRGTIKKEVIPELRTTKSLSLNDLKNNFVDAVYKDAVVSALDEKTKQYEDKIYGLPLSVDTLAMYYNKDLFNNAGIAEPPTYWNNEFQQDVKKMTKQNDKGELIQSGAGLGGTNNIERSSDILSILMMQNGAVMMDDSGQVLFNKIPETFKDQKYNPGLEALRFYSDFANPAKEVYAWNKNLDNSLNMFAQGKLGIMFGYAYHLPTIKAQAPKLNFGITKLPQIEGNTPVNFANYWLETVSSKSKYANEAWDFVQFETKADQAKTYLAKAKKPTALRALVNEQIDDLDIGVFTEQVLTAKSWYKGADSNAMEKIFSDMVDTVVSAQDKIENAINLAVSKVGQTVNAPASQ